The window ATAGAAAAGCAGGAAAAATAATGCAAACAAAGATCCGTATAGGGATCCTTTTTGGAGGGCAGTCTCCCGAGCATGAGGTGTCGATCCTGTCTGCGGAGTCGGTCATGGACCACCTCGATCCGGAGAAATATGAGGTTCTCCCCATTAAAATCGACAAAAAGGGGCGATGGGAAAAAGAGATTTTTTCGCCATGTGCCCTAAGAGCTGCTTTCGATGTGGTTTTTCCCGTGCTGCATGGACCTTATGGCGAAGATGGGACGGTGCAAGGGCTTTTAGAACTGGCAAATATCCCTTATGTAGGGCCCGATCAACTCAGCTCAGTGCTCTGTATGGATAAAGGGGTGACCAAGGAGCTTCTATCTGCTGCAGGTCTTCCCACTCCTCAGTACCAAATTTTTCGCGTGGGCGATCCGATCGATATGCTTCCCTTTCCCCTTTTTGTGAAGCCGGCTCAGATGGGCTCTTCGGTTGGTGTCAGCAAGGTGAGTGATCGAGAGGCCCTAGCCTCTGCTATCGAAGAGGCTTTTAAATACTCAGAAACAATCCTGATCGAAGAGGGGATTGAAGGAAAAGAGATCGAGTGTTCGGTCATGGGCAATACCGATCCCATTGCCTCCTTGCCAGGGGAGGTGATTCCCACCCACGAGTTTTACTCCTATGAGGCAAAATATCTCGATGAGAATGGGGCCCATTTTGTCCTTCCGGCTGAGCTTTCTTCCGAAAAAAGAGAGGAAGTGCAGCGCCTTGCAATTGCAGCCTTTAAAGCGCTCCGCTGTGAGGGGATGGCGCGGGTCGATTTTTTCCTTAAAAAAGATGGGACACTTCTCATCAATGAGCTTAACACGATCCCTGGGTTTACCACGATTAGCCTCTATCCAAAGCTTTGGGAGGTGAGTGGTTTGCCTTACCCGGAGCTTCTTGATCGTCTCATCGAGCTAGCCTTTGAGCGCCACCACCGAAAAAAGCTTACTCCTATTGGGGTT is drawn from Candidatus Neptunochlamydia vexilliferae and contains these coding sequences:
- a CDS encoding D-alanine--D-alanine ligase family protein; amino-acid sequence: MQTKIRIGILFGGQSPEHEVSILSAESVMDHLDPEKYEVLPIKIDKKGRWEKEIFSPCALRAAFDVVFPVLHGPYGEDGTVQGLLELANIPYVGPDQLSSVLCMDKGVTKELLSAAGLPTPQYQIFRVGDPIDMLPFPLFVKPAQMGSSVGVSKVSDREALASAIEEAFKYSETILIEEGIEGKEIECSVMGNTDPIASLPGEVIPTHEFYSYEAKYLDENGAHFVLPAELSSEKREEVQRLAIAAFKALRCEGMARVDFFLKKDGTLLINELNTIPGFTTISLYPKLWEVSGLPYPELLDRLIELAFERHHRKKLTPIGV